In Camelina sativa cultivar DH55 chromosome 17, Cs, whole genome shotgun sequence, the genomic stretch AAAATCATCTGTAAAGATGACATAGTATCTGCTTCCTCCTAATGAATGTTCTGGTGTAGGCTCCCACACATCAGAATGCACATAGTCTAAAAGACTCTTTGTGGTGTGTAGACCTGTCTTGAAAGATGCCTTGGACTGCTTCCCCCATCATGCAGAACCTACAAAACTACATCTTACAATTCTTCAAACCATCCAGAAGACCTCTCTTGTGAAGTTCAGACAAACCATGCTCTCCAATATGCCCCAACCGCATATGACATAGAGCTGTGTTATCTGATTCAGTTACCACGGCTGCAGCTCCACCTACAGCCATGTTTCCAAGTAAACGATAAACACTCCCTGCTGTGAGCTGACCCTTCATCAAAACCATATCTCCTTTGCGTACTTTCACACAGTTATAATCATCAGTTTCGAACCTGAATCCGTCCCTGTGAAGTGTACCAAGAGATATCAAATTCTTCTTCACTGCTGGAAGATGCCTCACTTCAGTCAAAATCCTAAAAGTGCCATCATGCATCCGAAATTTGATCTGTCCAATACCAACAACGCTGCAGCTTCTGTCATCAGCCATTTGAACAGTTCCAAAATTTCCAGCCTGATACGTGTCAAACCAATCCTTGTTTGAAGTCATGTGGAATGAACAGCCCGTATCCAGTATCCAAGAATCTGTGTGATTGCTTGTAGTCACTGCAAGCAAATCGAACTTGACCTTCATTGCGTCTTCTGCCTGAACCACGTTCACAGAATTAGATGAACCTCCTGTCTTGTTCTGCTCTTTGTTCAGTggacaatctctcttatagtgTCCTAGTTTCTGACACTTATAATagattatcttcttcatcttgccACCTCCCTGCTTTCCCTTGTCCTTTTGTACTCCACTACCCTGACTTATACTCACATATAGTCCATCACCTTGAGGGTTGTCACTGCTACCACCACCATGCTGTTGGCGGTGATTATGATGTCCAAGCAGCGAGTCTGTAGCCGAATGCAGACTTATCGTCTCTTTGTCAGCCAATAGTTCAGTCACCAACGTCTCATATACAGGAGTCaaagaacacaacaacaacatggcCTTATCCTCGTCCTGAACTGTAACACCCACACGCCCTAGATCTCCAATGATCTAGTTGAATTGGTTAATATGCTGGACCAGATTTGCTCCTTCGGCCATCTTAAACCAATACAGCCTCTGCTTCAGGTACATCTTGCTAGATGGGGACTTCGACATGTACATCTTTTCTAGCTTATCCCATATCTTTTTTGAAGATCTAAGCTCTAGAACCTGATGCACAACTTCATCTCCAAGGCATGTTCGTATCATTGAACCCGCCTTCTCCCTCATCTCATCCTAGTCATCCTCCGAGATCGCTTATGGCTTTGTGTCTAACAAAGCTTTCTTCATCCCTTGCTGATTCAGCATGTCCTTCACCCGAGTCTGCCAGAGACAGAAGTTTCCTGTTCCACTGAAACGTGGAACCTCAAACTTCACGGAACTCGTCATTGAACATGGCGCTCTGATACCAGTTTGTTGTGAATTCGGATGAACAAAAACAGAATAAGAAAGACTTtgaagagaaaaacagagtgttcttgaggtgaATACCCTTTGTCTAgggtttatattattaatctgaTAACCAACCTTACAAACCCCTAGTCTCTAAATATAAGCCTAAAAAAAACCCGATACAATAGGAAATAAAAGATCTTGTGAATCTTCTAGAATCTATTACACCGTACAGGCGGCTGCGCCGCCTACACccccaaaaccctaaccctaagtTGCCTTGAGTCGGTCTCTACAAAGCCCAGTAAAAGCCCAGTAAAAGCCTTGTACGCCTTACACAGTCTTTTACATCTTTGTAGACGTTTTCAGAGATTTCAAGTCACTTTAACAGTACTTTGTCTTCCAGGAAATTGGAGAGCCTCCAAGCATTACAATAAACACACCCAACGATCGGGTATTAAAGGGCAAGAAGCCTCATCCGAATCACAAGAAATTGTGAGATTGAGATCCATATCAGATTTAAGAAGAATACCTTGGTCTCGAGATCCTTTtaagaagcaaacaaaacagagtgtCGCATCCCAATGAgccaaaactaatatataattctctAACTACTTTAtatgtaaacccaaaccgatatataatttcgttataatgtaaaatctaaatcctacccacctcatttgtaaatccaaactaacatgatccaaaccgacatataaatttgttttaactgtaaaatttaaactctaatcacctcatttgtaaatccagaCCGACAAAGAATttcgttataattgtaaaatctaaaccttaattttcatttatatactcaaaccaatatataacttggtttatttgtaaatttaaatcaagccaataattaacttttttaattaaaaatatacatattttttttttttttaactaaaaattcTCATCGGTTGAAAATGGAGAAGGTGAACAAAAAATTTACCCCTAGTGATAaacctaaatatttttcttttttttggtcattatAGTCTGGTCttaacaataataaatacagaacggctagaaattttttagattcCTCTGTCAAGACTTGAATCCACATTAAAACAACCGAAAGAATGGAGACTTTGTTGGGATGTATGGGAACTAAATTTCCAGGTTCCATGTCGTTTCTGCGGTCAGTTTTGGCGTCTTCAATTCCTCGGCTAGATTCATTGATGCACATACCTGTTGAATCAGTACAAGAAACCCATTTAACACGACTGAAAAAGGAACCAATTTTGGCTTGCTTAATGAACAATGTTCTAAAAATCGATTCAGGCATTCTTTCACGATGCTCGGCACCAACAGATGTTCTAGTTCCCAAACAAACCAACAATAATAGAGCAGAAGTCAGTTTCAGACCTATTGTGAAAACCTAATCGATGATACAACCAAATATTCTACCGACTTCCAAAACCATGTAAGAGGAACTATCTCCCTAACAAAAGGATTCTAATtcacttattttatttacacTCTCCCACGATCACCATGCATCCTTTATGCATCTAATGAAGATCACACACATGCTATTAGGAGTTTTGTATCATTCATGCCAAGTATCactatttcttaatttcttagaAGCAACAATGGTAGAAAAATACACGCTCGTTAAGAAGTTTTAACCTACTATATAGAACGAAATGTCAATTACAAGAAGAGCAGTCTCTTGAATTTCACATATATGCTTGTTTTTGAGCGCGAAtctatttgtttcatattgACGTGCAAAATCACAATTCTAGAGAAGAGATGGGACCGACCGTAAGAAGAAATGATAGGATAAAAGTATCAACGAGTATCTAGTGTCAACTCTGTTGGAATAgtgatatatacaaaattcaATCTACCCTGCCAAAAGAGGTTCCACTAATGAACAAAGGCGAGAACTGAAAATAGTATTTACCTTGAAAGATCCAGTCGTTTTGGAGTTCCTCGACCATTCCAAACCAAGCATCTTACTAGAAGTCCGATAAGTTGCCTTGAGACTATCACCACCATAAAGTTTACGAGAAACGGCAAAGTCCCACATATTCTTAGACAAGTCATAACAAGGCTCAAATGTAGCCATACCTCCATGCACATAAGTATACTTGAGCTTACAGTTCTTTGTACCCACCGTGTAGTTAGCCGACAACTTGTTAGCCGGATCAACCACAAGGCTCGCATCAACAATTGTCCGGTTATCTCTTCTCATATGAATGTAAGTCAGATTCAAAGGCTTCTCTGCAATTCTGACAGTGTTCATGAACTGAAACCTAACATCCTACATCATTAAAAAAACCGAAACTTTCTGTTTCAATTTCAGAGAAACCATACAAAATAGATCCTGCAGCATGAAAACAGAAACTTGCTAGTTCAATTTCACTCGTATTTTAGAGAATTTATAGAAACAGAACCTTATGTCATCTCCCAAAACTCCTAATTTCTCAGAGAATCAAAAAGCAACTACATCTACAGATCTACTTCTCATTTCTTATATGGGTTTGAGCTAAAAGGGTTAACTTCAGAAATTGGGAATACGAATAAAGGAGTAACCTTTTTAGGGACGTTGTAGTCGATGATGAAGAAGCCAGGCTTCTCGACGGCGAGAGAGAGGCCGTTCAAGCTAGGGCCGGCGACGAGAGCAGCATCAGTCATGGTGGCGCGTAGCTTAACATTGCCGGCGTTGAAGGCAAGCGAAGCAGTGCCACCGCTCTTGTCAACATCAAACTTTCCCTTGAAAGAAGCCTTCATCGTCATCACACGATAGCCGCCGGTTCTGTGTATTCCTCTCGTTGACCCGATTTCATGGATTTcggatttttctttctctccattTAAACCGGTTGGGTCGGTAATAAGAGGTTTATTTAAGGATTTAGAAATCCAAATAACCTACAGaatttaaatagtcaaaaatttactaaaattataTGAATGTAAGCATTAGACATTAGGGAGGGTGTATTCAAAAGTGATTTGcctaaaatttacaaaaattctatattatttaatatagatttaatttaatttatgaaatttattattattgaattaatgatttaaaaaaactatcttAAAATTTACGTTTATtgaaaacagtttgtggatttagattttaataattcTGCAGGATTCgagatgatttctttagttaaaaatacagaaatctaaattttatgaaaggattttacaataaatcatatcaacttccctaaaatcatcaaaattatttaaaatctcatgaaaaCTAAAATCACTTGTAATATTAAATGGAATAATCCtctttagttaaaattttatacttttagtgattatttttacattttaaaatctaCATTATATTACATATAGATTTGAGTAGATTTGAAAGTAAAAGATATAAAGATTCATATACATGGATAAAACATGTtagttaaaaatttatatatatttttcaaaattaataaaaactttcaaatcatatttgagtttttttttgtttttcttttgaaaaaacaaCATATATGAGTTTAAAGATTGAATACTTTCTTAATTTGTAAGGGATCTCAGATTCTGAAagtattattgaataaaaaaaattcataacaggatttaatttttataactacAATTTTTTAGAACTTTTTCTGCTTTGAAGAACTCCTCATAATTTGACCCAATTTAGGGTTTGAAAccttattttattctaaaattcacttataattttctaaatagttaATTGTATTTGAGTTGTTGATATTAGAAGGTTTCAGAATCCAtaattcaattttctttttccaacaaccataaattaatttttgtttttaatttagttaaaaaGGAATCAACATATAATTTGGATAGTAgtgttttaaaaacatatacattGTTACTGCTATATATTAAAAAGCACAATAAAAAGAACTTATGCTTTTGTTAAAATGGTTACTAATCCATTAGATTTGGTTTTACAATTCTTTAAGGTACTGCTGTACAGATATAAcacacattaaaaaaagaaattatacttttctttaaattaaatatatgaaagtttataaaaatataatacaattaTCATAGTTAATCAGTATACTCAAATTAACTAATTCTTATAAGTTCATGTATATGATTTTGCAactttccatatatataaatagaaagagATAGACTAGAATCTATATCAAACATGCagatcaagaaaaagaaaaaaaaaacacatacggTATTATCTAATATCATACGTGCCTTACTAATAGAGGGATACAAAACATGCATGTATCACAGACAGACTTTTGAATTGTCTAACTCCAAGGACCTTTGGCAAATCGGTTTAAGTAttactatataataatagttGGCTTTAGATTCGGTTCAACTTTAAATTTAAGCAAAGGAAGGCCCGCGTGCGTGCGTGTTTCGTTGGACGTGAGACAATAGAAAGACAACTTATGTAAGTTCTCttctcgtttttttctttttaactttccccaacttgaattttttttcttccttctacAAATCTAACTAAGTAACTATACTTACACCATTCACgttttttattacaaaacccTTCAATATTTATTACCATCTTTCTGGTTTGTATTGTATTCAATTCTTTGCTTTGGAAACTGTTCTTTTTTATTGACTTTTTCATAAAACCAAATTtccattattttaatttcttttttctttttttgtcagctttttaaattttgaatattgcTGTTTTGGTTAAATGTGAATATTAACctagcttatatatataatatagtatattactgtaatgatgataataatattaatcttcCGGATTCTATTCTCATTTGGTTTGTGTGCTTCTCTTCGCTTTCCTCAattctcaatcttcttctctgcagaacaagaaaaaaagtggtttgtttccttctctttgCCTTTTCCCTCTTTTCTCCGCAATCAGCTTCCTCTTTCATCGGTCTTTCATATTTATCTACCTTAGCGTTAAGcgtttcttttgcttttctcaAACCAAAACCTTCTCAGATCGATCGAAGTTTGGTGAAATTTGATTTGGTGGGTTATCATATTTCCGTGTCTTTGTTCATTGTAGAATCTCCTCTTTTGGAGGGTATGATAAAAATTGAGTCTTTGATGCTGGGTTGTGACTTTTGAATGGATCTCTCTGTCTTTACTTCTTgtctgattttttatttctttgtctaAACAAGACTTCACGGTTTAAAGTTGTTCAATGTCTCTGTTTTGTCTTGGCTGTTTTGATTACTAAATTATAAGGGCTTTGTGGTAACTTAAAGAGTTATGCTGGTTTGTTGATTACGAGTAATGATTCTTGTTTCCTCATGTAGACGTTGCTAAAGATTTGATGTTCATCTTGTTTACTGATGCTGTTCTTGTTGTGTGTGGCTGTGCTAATTGTTTTCATTACCTATATTGTTCTGTTGCAAGTGCCGTTGATTATAGATTGCTTGATTTTGGAGATTAGATGTCAATTTGAAATTGTAGCTTTTGTGTCTGATTGATCAAGTAGAAAGCTTATACATTGCGTATCTTGAATTGCTCAGTTGCTAAGCTCTTTTTCTCATGTCTTCGTTATTGATAGATCTTTTACTTTCTCCGTGTTTTTGTTGTAGTTTCCAGCATTGGCTACATTGTGGAAAGTGGTGAGAGAGTCTCTTGAATTGTCTCAAGTGTCAACTTTGGATAACGCTAGGATGCAGGGAGAGAGGGCTAGTCTGGGTTCTTTAGCAGAGGCTTTGAACTTTGAGCATGGATCTACATCTAGTAACGCTGTGATAGATCAGCCTATTCGTTGGGATAATAATATTCACAGTTATGGTGATAACGGATTGCAGGATTACATGATTTCAGCTGCTGCTGATACAAATCCTACTTTTGCAAACTCAGTTTATCATGAGCAAGGCGGCTTACACAGGTTTAACATTGGCAAGGCTAGCTCTAGTGGTACGAAGAACGAAACCACTACTAGTNGCATTGGCTACATTGTGGAAAGTGGTGAGAGAGTCTCTTGAATTGTCTCAAGTGTCAACTTTGGATAACGCTAGGATGCAGGGAGAGAGGGCTAGTCTGGGTTCTTTAGCAGAGGCTTTGAACTTTGAGCATGGATCTACATCTAGTAACGCTGTGATAGATCAGCCTATTCGTTGGGATAATAATATTCACAGTTATGGTGATAATGGATTGCAGGATTACATGATTTCAGCTGCTGCTGATACAAATCCTACTTTTGCAAACTCAGTTTATCATGAGCAAGGCGGCTTACACAGGTTTAACATTGGCGAGGCTAGCTCTAGTGGTACGAAGAACGAAACCACTAGTCACACTCAACAATGGAATGGAATTGGACGTTTTGAGGAACAGAGAAATGGCAAGCTTGAGTTGAACCCTTTGTTTGCGCAACCATCTAATGGAAACCGTGTTGCTCGCCATGTCNATGCTGGTTTGTTGATTACGAGTAATGATTCTTGTTTCCTCATGTAGACGTTGCTAAAGATTTGATGTTCATCTTGTTTAC encodes the following:
- the LOC104757984 gene encoding outer envelope pore protein 24A, chloroplastic-like codes for the protein MTMKASFKGKFDVDKSGGTASLAFNAGNVKLRATMTDAALVAGPSLNGLSLAVEKPGFFIIDYNVPKKDVRFQFMNTVRIAEKPLNLTYIHMRRDNRTIVDASLVVDPANKLSANYTVGTKNCKLKYTYVHGGMATFEPCYDLSKNMWDFAVSRKLYGGDSLKATYRTSSKMLGLEWSRNSKTTGSFKVCASMNLAEELKTPKLTAETTWNLEI